The Amycolatopsis mongoliensis genome includes a window with the following:
- a CDS encoding IS481 family transposase, which yields MTHANAPLTPTGRLRLARCVVDEGWPLRRAADRFQVSVTTAVRWAGRYRDHGEAGMTDRPSRPATSPNRTPTRTERRIIKVRVLRRWGPARIAYLLRLNPSTVHRVLSRYRLARLRHLDRATGRVVRRYEHPAPGDLVHVDIKKLGNIPDGGGHRVHGRAAGGRNSAAHRDPARPRKVGGRANLGYSYLHNAVDDHSRLAYTEILPDETKETAAAFWTRAQAFFADAGITVARVLTDNGSCYRSRLWRDTLRDAGVAHKRTRPYRPQTNGKVERFNRTLLDEWAYARPYRTETQRRDALPGWLHTYNHHRGHTALAGQPPASRVPNLAGQYS from the coding sequence GTGACCCACGCTAACGCACCCCTGACCCCCACCGGCAGGCTGCGCCTGGCCCGCTGCGTCGTGGACGAGGGCTGGCCTCTGCGACGAGCCGCGGACCGGTTCCAGGTCTCGGTCACGACCGCCGTCCGATGGGCCGGCCGCTACCGCGACCACGGCGAAGCAGGCATGACCGACCGTCCGTCACGGCCTGCCACCAGCCCGAACCGGACTCCCACCCGGACCGAACGACGGATCATCAAGGTCCGCGTCCTGCGCCGGTGGGGACCGGCCCGCATCGCCTACCTGCTCAGGTTGAACCCTTCCACGGTGCATCGGGTCCTGTCCCGCTACCGGCTGGCCCGGCTGCGGCATCTGGATCGGGCCACCGGCCGGGTGGTCCGCCGCTACGAACACCCGGCACCCGGTGATCTGGTGCACGTGGACATCAAGAAGCTGGGCAACATCCCCGACGGCGGCGGCCACCGCGTTCACGGACGTGCCGCCGGTGGCCGCAACAGCGCCGCCCACCGTGACCCCGCCCGACCGCGCAAGGTCGGCGGCCGCGCGAACCTGGGCTACAGCTACCTGCACAACGCCGTGGACGATCACTCTCGCCTGGCCTACACCGAAATCCTCCCGGATGAGACGAAGGAGACCGCGGCCGCGTTCTGGACCCGCGCGCAGGCGTTCTTCGCCGATGCCGGGATCACCGTTGCACGGGTGCTGACCGACAACGGCTCCTGCTACCGCTCTCGGCTCTGGCGCGACACGCTGCGCGACGCGGGCGTCGCCCACAAACGCACCCGGCCTTACCGGCCACAAACCAACGGCAAAGTGGAGCGGTTCAACCGCACCCTGCTCGACGAATGGGCCTACGCCCGGCCTTACCGCACCGAGACCCAGCGCCGCGATGCGTTACCGGGCTGGTTGCACACTTACAATCACCATCGCGGCCATACCGCACTCGCCGGCCAACCACCCGCCAGCCGCGTCCCCAACCTCGCAGGGCAATACAGCTAA
- a CDS encoding carboxymuconolactone decarboxylase family protein: MTTTASPTSLERLAALDPVFAQMVGATAKHVRAIPELTDREKTFLCVTADVCQGILGLAFTAHARAGLAAGVSTSDIRELLRFVSYDCGYHVATAGIERIAELEAELGITPDDAEPLAPELLSTGPDAAPSPLPEPVRDRLNELDPHFAGYFDLQSRMRTGHGPGTLSERERGLVSLSVDVHYQTLADTFRTHVGRAMRGGASPEDVRAALRFNAQFGVTRAWHAWEALNEILG; this comes from the coding sequence TTGACCACCACCGCAAGTCCGACCAGCCTCGAGCGGCTCGCCGCGCTCGACCCGGTCTTCGCCCAGATGGTCGGCGCCACCGCGAAGCACGTCCGGGCGATCCCGGAGCTGACCGACCGGGAGAAGACGTTCCTGTGCGTCACGGCCGACGTCTGCCAGGGGATTCTGGGCCTGGCCTTCACCGCCCACGCGCGGGCCGGGCTGGCCGCCGGAGTGTCCACTTCGGACATCCGGGAGCTGCTGCGGTTCGTCTCGTACGACTGCGGCTACCACGTTGCCACTGCGGGCATCGAGCGGATCGCCGAGCTCGAAGCGGAACTCGGGATCACCCCCGATGACGCCGAACCGCTGGCGCCCGAGCTGCTGTCGACCGGGCCGGACGCCGCGCCCAGCCCGTTGCCGGAGCCGGTGCGCGACCGGCTGAACGAGCTGGACCCGCACTTCGCCGGCTACTTCGACCTGCAGTCGCGGATGCGCACCGGCCACGGGCCCGGCACGCTCAGCGAACGCGAGCGGGGCCTCGTCAGTCTCAGCGTCGATGTCCACTACCAAACGCTGGCCGACACCTTCCGCACGCACGTCGGGCGCGCGATGCGGGGCGGCGCGTCACCGGAGGACGTCCGGGCCGCGTTGCGCTTCAACGCCCAGTTCGGCGTCACCCGGGCCTGGCACGCCTGGGAAGCTCTGAACGAAATCCTGGGCTAA
- a CDS encoding MarR family winged helix-turn-helix transcriptional regulator, producing MHTSSSDGGPALFRLVRHWARQWAPDVVERFAADAPPAWTVPNLLVIQAVDGATADEVTVADVAHQLGIDRSVASRMVAEAGRDGFVVRATSARDARRAVLTLTDAAKEFLAASQAHQRQAFEALVGHWAAEDRERFAGYLGRLADEVLG from the coding sequence ATGCACACATCAAGCTCCGACGGCGGCCCCGCCCTCTTCCGGCTGGTCCGGCACTGGGCGCGCCAGTGGGCTCCGGACGTCGTCGAGCGCTTCGCCGCCGACGCCCCGCCGGCGTGGACCGTGCCGAACCTCCTGGTCATCCAGGCCGTCGACGGCGCCACGGCGGACGAGGTGACGGTCGCCGACGTGGCCCACCAGCTGGGCATCGACCGCTCGGTGGCCAGCCGGATGGTCGCCGAAGCGGGCCGGGACGGCTTCGTCGTGCGCGCGACGTCGGCCCGGGACGCGCGCCGCGCGGTGCTGACGCTCACCGACGCGGCGAAGGAGTTCCTCGCCGCTTCGCAGGCCCACCAGCGTCAGGCGTTCGAGGCACTGGTGGGCCACTGGGCCGCGGAGGACCGCGAGCGCTTCGCGGGCTACCTGGGCCGGCTCGCGGACGAGGTCCTCGGTTAG